The nucleotide window ACTGATTCGAACGTTTCCCTTTTTTCATAGAACCCAAGCGCCGGCCCGGCCGGACACCAGGACAATCCCATGCAGACGCTCAATCCGTCCGAAATCAGCGAACTCATCAAGAGCCGCATCGAAAAGGTCAAGCTGACCGCCGAAGCGCGCAACGAAGGCACCGTGACTTCGGTGTCCGACGGCATCGTGCGCATCCACGGCCTGGCCGACGTGATGCAGGGCGAAATGATCGAACTGCCGGGCAACGCCTATGCGCTGGCGCTGAACCTCGAGCGTGACTCGGTCGGCGCGGTCGTCCTCGGCGACTACGAGCACCTTCGCGAAGGCGACACCGCGAAGACGACGGGCCGCATCCTCGAAGTGCCGGTCGGTACGCAGCTGCTGGGTCGCGTGGTCGACTCGCTGGGCAACCCGATCGACGGCAAGGGCCCGGTCAACGCAAAGATGACCGACGCGATCGAAAAGATCGCCCCGGGCGTGATCTGGCGTAAGTCGGTTTCGCAGCCGGTGCAAACGGGCCTGAAGTCGATCGACGCGATGATCCCGATCGGCCGCGGCCAGCGCGAGCTGATCATCGGCGATCGCCAGACCGGCAAGACCGCGATCGCGCTCGACACGATCATCAACCAGAAGGGGACGGGCGTCATCTGCATCTACGTCGCGGTCGGCCAGAAGCAGTCGACGATCGCGCAGGTCGTCCGGACGCTCGAGGAGGCCGGCGCCCTCGGCTACACGATCATCGTCGCCGCCCCGGCCTCCGCTCCGGCGCCGCTCCAGTACCTCGCACCGTACTCCGGCTGCGCGATGGGGGAGTACTTCCAGTTCCACGGGGCCGACGGCAATCCCGCCTCGGAGGCGAACCCGGGTCGCGCCGTTCTCTGCATCTACGACGACCTTTCGAAGCACGCGGTGTCGTACCGCGAGGTGTCGCTCCTGCTCCGCCGTCCGCCGGGCCGCGAGGCCTATCCCGGCGACGTCTTCTACCTGCACTCGCGCCTGCTCGAGCGCGCCTCGAAGCTGAATGCGAAGCTCGGGGGAGGCTCGATCACCGCGCTTCCGATCATCGAAACCCAGGCGGGCGACATTTCGGCGTACATCCCGACGAATGTCATCTCGATCACCGACGGCCAGATCTTCCTCCAGTCGGACCTGTTCTTCTCCGGCGTCCGCCCCGCGGTCAACGTCGGCCTCTCGGTCAGCCGCGTCGGCGGCAACGCCCAGACCAAGGCGATGAAGCAGGTCGCCGGCACCCTGCGGCTGTCGATGGCGCAGTACCGCGAGCTCGCGGCATTCGCCCAGTTCGGCTCCGACCTCGAC belongs to Candidatus Polarisedimenticolaceae bacterium and includes:
- the atpA gene encoding F0F1 ATP synthase subunit alpha; translated protein: MQTLNPSEISELIKSRIEKVKLTAEARNEGTVTSVSDGIVRIHGLADVMQGEMIELPGNAYALALNLERDSVGAVVLGDYEHLREGDTAKTTGRILEVPVGTQLLGRVVDSLGNPIDGKGPVNAKMTDAIEKIAPGVIWRKSVSQPVQTGLKSIDAMIPIGRGQRELIIGDRQTGKTAIALDTIINQKGTGVICIYVAVGQKQSTIAQVVRTLEEAGALGYTIIVAAPASAPAPLQYLAPYSGCAMGEYFQFHGADGNPASEANPGRAVLCIYDDLSKHAVSYREVSLLLRRPPGREAYPGDVFYLHSRLLERASKLNAKLGGGSITALPIIETQAGDISAYIPTNVISITDGQIFLQSDLFFSGVRPAVNVGLSVSRVGGNAQTKAMKQVAGTLRLSMAQYRELAAFAQFGSDLDKATQAQLARGQRLVEVLKQGQYQPLPAERQVIIIYAGTNGFLDDIETKDVLAFEAGLYKYLDLGQKDLVNEIATKKALDDAIKGRLGKVLEAYKAEFKAQRPVTA